In Salvia miltiorrhiza cultivar Shanhuang (shh) chromosome 4, IMPLAD_Smil_shh, whole genome shotgun sequence, the DNA window ggactgaagttgccgactgttgatgatttaaggcagagtcaaatattgatatttgactaaccagtccaagaatcagttacgattgattacttaatgcgagccacgtggatccagaggactgatactaaagtcaagtatcagttaaacattcttcctcggattgaaggtccaaagcttaaaggaagtcacgcactccagaagtacagccgcattaaatgcagagatttcgaggatcgtcctttctctgcagagcctttctttttggtgattacctttttcaTGGACGTCGTATCTCCTGctctcaaagtagccgttctcagccgttctcaccaaacaaaggaacctcgaagattgaagcctcaacccaagttcaaattactctctaacggatgaattcttgaagaccatttcagccaacagatctattcacgacctctcctataaatagagctcgaagatcacttcaatcttcaccgattcaactacataagctgaaacgcagCCGAATTCATCACTTAGcaattcaaagccattccaaagtttgaatcgaagaagagaatcacaaagtcaAAAAtgagtcactactgattacatacattctcttagaacttagacAAATATTGTacatccaaagcctaggtataactgattacaaagaacttgttctttgtaatctagttggtagggctgtcgatcggttcgggttcggttatcCGTACCCAAATTTTTGGTTACCCGACCCGAAATTACCATATTTtactaaccgttcccgaaccatTTTAGGTGTTCAAttacccaataaccgcttcAGTTAtccgattcggttatttgggtatccgaaatacccattaaaaaaattaaaattcaaataatttgctagataAAGGATTTGAACCCTAGTCTCcagtagggctgggaatcgggtcgggttcgggtaccctacccgaaaaaatcaggtacccgaacccgaaaatcccctaaacactatacccgaccccgaccccgaaattgaaatcgggtaccctaatacccgactcgggtacccgaatcgggaattcgggtaccctaaattactcGATCTGTAGCAACTTTCAGATCTGTacataatttcattttttttgctcAATTCTCAAACTCTAAGTCGTAGCAACTTTCAGATCTGTAGCAATTCTCCATTTTGTACAAAAAAGCATAtctgtttatttaaaaaaaaaaaaaaggaagaagaagaagcagcagcGCCTGTTGGAGCTTGGAGGCGGTGCGGCTGCTGCGGGGCGAAGTCGTAAGCGGCGGCGGAACGACGGGAACGGTTGGGCGACTGAGCAAGGGTCTCGGACCTGGGGGCAACTGGAGAGGGTCGCGCCGTCGCGGAAACGGCAACGGCGGGCGGGCGAGGGGCGCTGGGTGGGAGGCCGGAGATTCTGGTCCCTGGAACAGCAGGAGGGAGGCGGAGACGGGAGACTCACGAAGACGAAGGGAAATCTCGATTCTCGGAAATGGGAATTAGACCCTCTGACTTCATTTTGAAACTTTaacttttgattttaaaaattaaatttaattatataatttaaaatacatttaattaaaaatttgggtatttcgggtatacccgatacccgatcgggtatacccgatacccgattttttcacagcctaaatacccgaccccgaccccgaccctgatttttcgggtatagggtacccgatacccgattttttcgggtcgggtatcaagtacccgattacccgatcccgaaattcccagccctagtcTCCAGGAAATACACAAAACAACTTATCCACTAGACTAAAGCTCattcttatactttaaatacatcataattttattttacctaagaatcgttttttatttaaaaataaataaataaatgaattaataattaaaatgtatataaaatatatataaacaattttcggttatttcggttaacccgtttcggttattcggttaaccgatacccaaaatttttctaaaaatgatatcCGAAATCGAATCGATAACCAAAAAaatcggttattggatacccaaacccggaaATTTCGATTCGGTTAACGGATTACCCAAAACCCGATAATCAATTAGACAGCCCtactagttggcaagttttcgaacctcttttcaaccgaccgaattgagagtttgagttTGTAAGGAGTTCataccagtgttctgactccaagagatcttagtctttgcggaaaggcatagttttgtctcagtgaagctaagagtgagaaatccaacccagtgtgttggtactgaagattggatcttcagttgtctaAGTTTGTTGTGCatccgtaagcacaagcccagtgaagttgtcagtctgatcaactgaccgtggatgtaggaagtgttttccgaaccacgtaaaaatctctgtgttgtttacagcttttagTATTTACGTTCTAACTTGTATTCAAACCTTCtccaactgaaaactgattaactgcaaagagaaacttaatttctgacaacgtgattaatctcacaggctatttcgaaagaaagttttccgttgcgtgtgttattagtctaactgattattcttcggatagtcagtaagattcataacatctctctgttcaacaaacttgactgaagcTTTATGTGTATCAGTTAagtaactgataactcattactgaagagtattcaatATCAGTCATCAACCTAAACTTTACTAAACTCCTTTAACTGAAAAGGTTGTGTCAATTTGTGTTTCAAGTtttgttttgaaaaatagcctatatgtgtattctccccccctgcatacacctattcgagaccctccggacctaacaaatggtatcagagtaggttgtccgcaagaacaattttgctttgaccaagttctactgaactagatcctattCTTCCAAAGGTCTCAAAAACTCTTTCCTTTTCAAAAAGTGCTTACCACTTTCCCTATCTGTTGTTTACTGTCTTCTTGTACTATGgaaactaaccacagcagagtcTCTtcactacctatgtttagtattgaaaaatacgacatatggaagtttcgactTGAGAGCTTCCTCACTGCTCAACATTGCCGGATGTGgaaagtcatcaccaaaggacccATCATCATTACAGAAGTTATCAAAAGGGTTCATTTGGACCCAACAAGAGATCCTTTTGATGAAGTCCAGATCAAATCAAAGGCTGatttcaccacagaagaaaggaagcaagatgagctcgacaacctcgtcaaaagcatcatctccggtaCAGTCTCAGACAAacacgtcaccaagatcatcaagtgcgggactgcaaaggagatgtgggacattctagaaggaatgtgcatcggatcagaggagataaaggagaacaagttGTCAATAGCTTGTCAAAAATTTGACTCATTCCTCATGCTAAAAAACGAATCAGTCGatgagatggaactcagattcaaccagatcctgaacgaagttcaatccatctcaaaGGATAAATACATTCAACGAAAGATCAACCTGAAGATTATACGAGCACTACCACGAGGAGATTGACAAATCTACTCTgttgctcatcagaacaagccggGATTCAACTAGCTCCCAACGAACAAGCTTTTCTCGGATCTcgtggcaaatgagttcgacatccagagaaatcttgaaacaaagaaagtggaggatcagacgaagatgctcCATCAGCCTCAAAAGGAATGGCGCTGAAAGTTTCAGCAAAGGAAAGCAAGAAGCAGTCAAAGGAACCGACGAAACTCAAACcagaagacttcttcagtcaatatgctctgttgactgaaagattcaacaagatgaaATCTAAATTCCGCAGGTACAGGAAGTTCCACAAATAACACtacaaagaaaaagagagacagagagagcaagtccagatattccactgatAGAAGCGGAGAAAAGAAATCATCCGCTACTGATctaaaagatgtggaatgctatGGATGCAAGAAGAATGGGCACTACAAGTCAGAATGCCCTGAATTGTCGCAGACTGAGCGCAAAGAGATGAAGGCTAGGAGGGATCGCAAGTATGCGAaaaagaaagcgatggttgctgacgatgcaaGATCTTCCGAATATGCATTAGAATCATCCGCCTTCAActccaccagctcagatgatgagagtcaAGCCCTCATGGCCAACGACACCAAAAGTGTGGCCGACAATAGCTACGACAACGGAATGAATGggccagaggtaaactcttactCAAGAACTCTTAATACTGATAACTCTTTGTTGTTTACAGGAGACAACTCAGAATTTGGAGATAGCTCAGTCAACGAGACTGAAGAgtatgatcagctcatgactgaccACTGTCAGTTAagaaaaatgttcgaagatctcctgaagcagaatcagaaaatggaaaaggagatcagtGAAGAGCGAATCAAGAATCAAACAGTCATCTACTTTCCAGATGAAACCTGTCTTGATGgactgatcatggagaacagtcgactagAAGAAAAGCTCAAAATTTCTACATCAGAATGTGAGAGAGCCTCACATAAAATCAAGATGCTCAATTACAAACTAGAAAAAACATTCAAGGACTGCATGAAGAAATCTCCTATGATGACCAATTTTCCATCTAAAGCTCTTGTGGAAAGTATCGGAGGAAAGGTGGTTCTTGCTGATAAAGGAAAAAATATCATGATCCAGGAGGTGACTGATTCATCAGACGATGACACTTCGGAAAAGTCTAGGGATCATGACATGGAGGAAATCCAGAAGAGAAGACTAATGGCAAGAAGAAAtattgttctgaagactgaagactgaagttgccgactgttGACGATTTAAGGTAGAGtaaaatattgatatttgactaaccagtccaagaatcagttacgactgattacttaatgcgagccacgtggatccaacggactgatactaaagtcaagtatcagttaaacattctttctcggactgaagctccaaagcttaaaggaagccacgcactccagaagtacacccgcattaaatgcagagatttcgaggatcatcctttctctgcagagccttcctttttggtgattacctttttcagagacgtcgtatctcctgttctcaaagtagccgttctcaccaaacaaaggaacctcgaagattgaagcctcagcccaagttcaaattactctctaacggatgaattcttgaagaccatttcagccaacggatctattcaagacctctcctataaatagagctcgatgatcacttcaatcttcaccgattcaactacataagctgaaccgctgccgaattcgtcactcagcaattcaaagccattccaaagtttgaatcgaaaaagagaatcacaaagccaaaaatcagtcactgctctaattacatacattctcttagaacttaggcaaatattgtacatccaaagcctaggtataactgattacagagaacctgttctttgtaatctagttggcaagttttcgaacctcttttcaaccgaccgaattgagagtttgagttgtaaggagttcagaccagtgttctgactccaagagatcttagtctttgcagaaaggcatagttttgtctcagtgaagctaagagtgagaaattcaACCAAGTGTGTTGGtcctgaagattggatcttcagctGTCTAAGTTTGTTGTGCatccgtaagcacaagcccagtgaaattgtcagtctgatcaactgaccgtagatgtaggaagtgtttttcgaatcacgtaaaaatctctgtgttgtttacgaGTTTGGTGAAAAAGAAAGTGTCGGTCCCACtaccaacaaaataaaaaaaataaaacagttaacggtgttaactctcCGCTAAGTCGAAGGGCTTAATTGGAGGAAATtaggtacttcaggggcttagttgacacacccttACCCATAGGGTGTTAAACGTAATAAGGGCCTCCACGTTAGaagcttatttgatacttaaccctttttttcCAGTATATATTGATATTATTCTTGAAATTAGATTTTAAATCAATTAGTCTTTAATCATTGTGATTTGTGAAATGTATTACTTGTAAAATTCAGAACATGATTTTATAAtcttgaaattaaaatattttttgatattgaaattattttaaattacaactgtattcatttattattttgtat includes these proteins:
- the LOC131023343 gene encoding suppressor protein SRP40-like, coding for MALKVSAKESKKQSKEPTKLKPEDFFSTGSSTNNTTKKKRDRESKSRYSTDRSGEKKSSATDLKDVECYGCKKNGHYKSECPELSQTERKEMKARRDRKYAKKKAMVADDARSSEYALESSAFNSTSSDDESQALMANDTKSVADNSYDNGMNGPEETTQNLEIAQSTRLKSMISS